A genomic segment from Microcella flavibacter encodes:
- a CDS encoding HNH endonuclease, with product MVHPRSRAGRAAIKRRRRMALQTHDLTAGEWATLVAAWGGCAYCGTTEAALQKDCVQPISRGGRYTVDNVVPACASCNASKSNDEVTSWLRRKRLDERAFLERYVAVRRALGEAAAPG from the coding sequence GTGGTGCACCCGAGGAGCAGGGCCGGCCGCGCGGCGATCAAGCGCCGACGCCGGATGGCGCTGCAGACCCACGACCTCACCGCGGGGGAGTGGGCGACGCTCGTCGCCGCCTGGGGCGGCTGCGCCTACTGCGGCACGACCGAGGCCGCGCTGCAGAAGGATTGCGTGCAGCCGATCTCGCGCGGCGGCCGCTACACGGTCGACAACGTCGTGCCCGCCTGCGCCTCGTGCAACGCCAGCAAGAGCAACGACGAGGTCACGAGCTGGCTGCGGCGCAAGCGGCTCGACGAGCGGGCGTTCCTCGAGCGGTACGTCGCGGTGCGGCGGGCGCTCGGGGAGGCCGCGGCGCCCGGATAG
- a CDS encoding GyrI-like domain-containing protein, whose translation MDGGNEAMRAIDDRLEAEIDVAELARIARTSEYHFRRMFSTLAGLPLSEYIRRRRLTVAAAAVLAGRETLSDIAVRFGYGSADAFARAFAAVHGTGPDEARRTGAALRSQSRLSFHLTVEGSSPMEYRITPLPAFRIVGRSTRVPLVFEGPNADIERFTRALGQDVRASIAAIGERAGDGMPAGSLSVSDEFDESRAEGSMLRYTIGAATRAEASPPADLDAIEVAAGDWLVLSTEGRVPEALQQLWPLAYGEWLPANPYRLVPGPEILAVEPIGDGSTARAELWLPIEPEPAASTATA comes from the coding sequence ATGGACGGCGGGAACGAGGCCATGCGGGCGATCGACGACCGGCTCGAGGCCGAGATCGACGTCGCCGAGCTGGCCCGCATCGCTCGCACGAGCGAGTACCACTTCCGTCGCATGTTCTCGACGCTCGCGGGGCTGCCGCTCTCGGAGTACATCCGCCGGCGGCGCCTGACCGTCGCCGCGGCGGCCGTGCTCGCGGGGCGCGAGACGCTCAGCGACATCGCCGTGCGCTTCGGCTACGGCTCGGCCGACGCCTTCGCCCGCGCCTTCGCGGCCGTGCACGGCACCGGGCCGGATGAGGCGCGCCGCACCGGCGCCGCGCTGCGCTCACAGTCGCGCCTGTCGTTCCATCTCACCGTCGAAGGGAGCTCCCCCATGGAGTACCGCATCACCCCCCTGCCCGCCTTCCGCATCGTCGGCCGCAGCACCCGCGTGCCGCTCGTCTTCGAGGGACCCAACGCCGACATCGAGCGGTTCACCCGCGCGCTCGGCCAGGACGTGCGCGCGAGCATCGCCGCGATCGGCGAGCGCGCCGGCGACGGGATGCCCGCCGGCTCGCTCTCCGTCAGCGACGAGTTCGACGAGTCCCGCGCCGAGGGCTCGATGCTGCGCTACACGATCGGCGCCGCGACCCGCGCGGAGGCGTCGCCGCCGGCCGACCTTGACGCGATCGAGGTCGCCGCCGGCGACTGGCTCGTGCTGTCGACCGAGGGCCGGGTTCCCGAGGCGCTGCAGCAGCTCTGGCCGCTCGCGTACGGCGAGTGGCTGCCGGCGAACCCGTACCGGCTCGTGCCCGGCCCCGAGATCCTCGCGGTCGAGCCGATCGGTGACGGCTCGACCGCGCGCGCCGAGCTCTGGCTGCCGATCGAGCCGGAGCCCGCCGCGAGCACCGCGACGGCCTAG
- a CDS encoding hemolysin family protein — MVIEGILLLLLGIVVTLAIIAANGYFVAQEFAYMSVDRNRLGAQADAGDAAAARALKVTKRTSFMLSGAQLGITVTGLLVGFVAEPLIGASIGTLLGGIGIPAVVGIGIGTVLALVLATVVQMIFGELYPKNLAIASPDPLARRLARSTIIYLTVFGWLIAVFDAAANALLRLLRIEPVHDVDSSATAEDLERIVSDSRDSGDLPAELSLMIDRILEFPKQDVEHAMIPRSLVDTIPPTTTIGEVRAMMARAHTRYPVVDDESQPLGVVQLADVLGTTLPRETPVTELMRPPLVLATLMALPDALAELTRSRNQIACVIDEYGGFAGVLTLEDLAEEVVGEITDEHDDDSAPSVEPDGDDVWRMGGDVHVDEAHRAIGYELPEGDYETVAGLVIAARGGLPEAGETVVVELPDDPGDLVHDREVHRSLEIEVLEIERHVPSEVRVTLVEREGDREDETVDTDGEGKAEHPELGAAPDADATAAATAAAPTEQTVTETTSATGASAAKEEDR, encoded by the coding sequence ATGGTGATCGAGGGCATCCTGCTGCTGCTGCTCGGCATCGTCGTGACGCTCGCGATCATCGCGGCCAACGGCTACTTCGTGGCCCAGGAGTTCGCGTACATGTCGGTCGATCGCAACCGGCTCGGCGCGCAGGCCGACGCGGGCGACGCCGCCGCGGCGCGCGCGCTCAAGGTCACGAAGCGCACCTCCTTCATGCTCTCGGGCGCGCAACTCGGCATCACCGTCACCGGCCTGCTCGTCGGCTTCGTCGCCGAGCCGCTCATCGGGGCCTCGATCGGCACCCTGCTCGGCGGCATCGGCATCCCCGCCGTCGTCGGCATCGGCATCGGCACCGTGCTCGCGCTCGTGCTCGCCACCGTCGTGCAGATGATCTTCGGCGAGCTCTACCCGAAGAACCTCGCCATCGCGAGCCCCGATCCGCTCGCCCGGCGCCTCGCGCGCTCGACCATCATCTACCTCACCGTGTTCGGCTGGCTCATCGCCGTCTTCGATGCGGCCGCCAACGCCCTGCTGCGCCTGCTGCGCATCGAGCCCGTGCACGACGTCGACTCGAGCGCGACGGCCGAGGATCTCGAGCGCATCGTCAGCGACTCCCGCGACAGCGGCGACCTGCCGGCCGAGCTCTCGCTCATGATCGATCGCATCCTCGAGTTCCCGAAGCAGGACGTCGAGCACGCGATGATCCCCCGCTCGCTCGTCGACACCATCCCGCCGACGACCACCATCGGCGAGGTGCGCGCCATGATGGCCCGCGCCCACACCCGGTACCCGGTCGTCGACGACGAGAGCCAGCCGCTCGGCGTCGTACAGCTCGCCGACGTGCTCGGCACGACCCTGCCCCGCGAGACGCCCGTCACCGAGCTCATGCGCCCGCCCCTCGTGCTGGCGACCCTCATGGCGCTGCCGGATGCTCTCGCCGAGCTCACCCGCAGCAGGAACCAGATCGCCTGCGTCATCGACGAGTACGGCGGCTTCGCCGGCGTGCTGACCCTCGAGGACCTCGCCGAGGAGGTCGTCGGCGAGATCACCGACGAGCACGACGACGACTCCGCCCCCTCGGTGGAGCCCGACGGCGACGACGTCTGGCGCATGGGCGGCGACGTCCACGTCGACGAGGCCCACCGCGCCATCGGCTACGAGCTGCCCGAAGGCGACTACGAGACCGTCGCCGGGCTCGTCATCGCCGCGCGCGGCGGACTGCCCGAGGCCGGCGAGACGGTCGTCGTCGAGCTGCCCGACGACCCGGGCGACCTCGTGCACGACCGCGAGGTGCACCGCTCGCTCGAGATCGAGGTGCTCGAGATCGAGCGGCACGTGCCGAGCGAGGTGCGGGTCACGCTCGTGGAGCGCGAGGGCGACCGCGAGGACGAGACGGTCGACACCGACGGGGAGGGCAAGGCGGAGCATCCCGAGCTCGGGGCCGCCCCCGATGCCGACGCGACCGCCGCGGCCACCGCCGCCGCGCCGACCGAGCAGACCGTCACCGAGACGACCAGCGCGACGGGCGCCTCGGCCGCGAAGGAGGAGGACCGATGA
- a CDS encoding helix-turn-helix domain-containing protein, with amino-acid sequence MRELDALGPRLRAARRLRGLTLDELGERAGVSPSTISRLESGKRQANLELLLPLSRHLGVRIDDLLSPVDADPRVRRPSIRRHGHVIAPLTAETAPMQTYKITYPPVDAVPAPRVHDGYEWLYVLSGRLLLVLDETRTELEPGEAAEFDTRVPHSMSALGGAPAEVISIFSDAGMRVHRYAEPDEG; translated from the coding sequence ATGCGTGAATTGGATGCCCTGGGCCCCCGCCTGCGCGCGGCGCGACGCCTGCGCGGTCTCACCCTCGACGAGCTCGGCGAGCGCGCGGGCGTCTCCCCCAGCACGATCTCGCGGCTCGAGTCGGGCAAGCGCCAGGCCAACCTCGAGCTGCTGCTGCCGCTGTCGCGCCACCTCGGCGTGCGCATCGACGACCTGCTGAGCCCGGTCGACGCCGACCCGCGGGTGCGCCGGCCGAGCATCCGCCGCCACGGTCACGTGATCGCGCCGCTCACGGCCGAGACGGCGCCGATGCAGACCTACAAGATCACCTACCCGCCGGTCGACGCGGTGCCCGCGCCCCGCGTGCACGACGGCTACGAGTGGCTCTACGTGCTGAGCGGCCGGCTGCTGCTCGTGCTCGACGAGACCCGCACCGAGCTCGAGCCCGGCGAGGCCGCCGAGTTCGACACGCGCGTGCCGCACAGCATGAGCGCGCTCGGCGGGGCGCCGGCGGAGGTCATCAGCATCTTCAGCGACGCCGGTATGCGGGTGCACCGGTACGCCGAGCCCGACGAGGGCTGA
- a CDS encoding bifunctional NAD(P)/FAD-dependent oxidoreductase/class I SAM-dependent methyltransferase yields the protein MTTPTPTPLLDALVIGGGPAGLSAALMLGRSRRSVLVLDAGEPRNRTAATAHAVLGHDGIAPHELLRRGREEVARYGVEVRSARVVGARATADRVTATLDDGTTLAARAIVLASGIVDELPAVPGLAAHWGDRVLHCPYCHGWEVRERRLGVLATGPASLHQAELVRQWSDDVVLFGAAAGEALGDAVRARLAARGVRIVEHPVIAVETAGPDRDAPLAIVDAAGARHAVDALFTGGEPRLDDALVDSLGLERSTEPGAALVVDAMGAAAPRVWAAGNVVAPFASIPLAMASGTMAGAAVNAALVAEDGDRALLASPAHFWEHRYAGTERSWSGRANATLLATADDLVPGTALELGCGEGADALWLAERGWRVTALDIAPTAVHRAQQLAASSAALRSGTGSVEAHVADLAAPWPVEGRYDLVVASFLHSPAALDRLALLHRALDRVAPGGRLLLITHVAPPAGAPSDGHPALDLPSPQEELDALRLDPAEWIVEVVETRARTVERVTGERHAVTDGVLRVRRAAPGERRDG from the coding sequence ATGACGACGCCCACCCCCACGCCCCTGCTCGACGCTCTCGTGATCGGCGGCGGCCCCGCCGGTCTCAGCGCCGCGCTCATGCTCGGTCGCTCCCGCCGCTCGGTGCTCGTGCTCGACGCCGGCGAGCCCCGCAACCGCACCGCCGCGACCGCCCACGCCGTGCTCGGGCACGACGGCATCGCGCCGCACGAGCTGCTGCGCCGGGGACGCGAGGAGGTCGCCCGGTACGGCGTCGAGGTGCGCTCGGCGCGGGTCGTCGGCGCCCGAGCGACGGCCGACCGCGTGACCGCGACCCTCGACGACGGCACGACCCTCGCCGCCCGCGCGATCGTGCTCGCGAGCGGCATCGTCGACGAGCTGCCCGCCGTGCCCGGGCTCGCCGCGCACTGGGGTGACCGCGTGCTGCACTGCCCCTACTGCCACGGCTGGGAGGTGCGCGAGCGCCGCCTGGGCGTGCTCGCCACCGGCCCCGCGTCGCTGCACCAGGCAGAACTCGTGCGCCAGTGGAGCGACGACGTCGTGCTGTTCGGCGCGGCCGCGGGGGAGGCGCTCGGCGACGCCGTGCGGGCGCGGCTGGCGGCGCGCGGGGTGCGCATCGTCGAGCATCCCGTCATCGCCGTCGAGACCGCGGGGCCCGATCGGGATGCCCCGCTCGCGATCGTCGACGCCGCCGGCGCCCGGCACGCGGTCGACGCGCTCTTCACCGGCGGAGAGCCGCGGCTCGACGACGCCCTCGTCGACTCCCTCGGTCTGGAGCGGTCGACCGAGCCCGGCGCCGCCCTCGTCGTCGACGCGATGGGCGCGGCCGCGCCCCGGGTCTGGGCGGCCGGCAACGTCGTGGCGCCCTTCGCGAGCATCCCCCTCGCGATGGCGAGCGGCACGATGGCGGGCGCGGCCGTCAACGCCGCGCTGGTGGCCGAGGACGGCGATCGCGCGCTGCTCGCCTCGCCCGCGCACTTCTGGGAGCACCGCTACGCCGGCACCGAGCGCTCGTGGTCGGGCCGCGCCAACGCGACGCTGCTCGCCACCGCCGACGATCTCGTCCCCGGCACGGCCCTCGAGCTCGGCTGCGGCGAAGGGGCGGATGCCCTCTGGCTCGCCGAGCGCGGCTGGCGGGTCACGGCGCTCGACATCGCGCCCACCGCTGTGCACCGAGCGCAGCAGCTCGCGGCCTCGAGTGCGGCACTGCGGAGCGGCACGGGCTCGGTCGAGGCGCACGTCGCCGACCTCGCCGCGCCCTGGCCGGTCGAGGGGCGCTACGACCTCGTCGTCGCGAGCTTCCTGCACTCGCCGGCCGCGCTCGACCGGCTCGCGCTGCTGCATCGCGCGCTCGACCGGGTCGCCCCGGGCGGGCGGCTGCTGCTCATCACGCACGTCGCACCGCCCGCGGGTGCGCCGAGCGACGGGCATCCGGCCCTCGACCTGCCGAGCCCGCAGGAGGAGCTCGATGCGCTGCGGCTGGACCCCGCCGAGTGGATCGTCGAGGTCGTCGAGACCCGCGCGCGCACGGTCGAACGCGTGACGGGGGAGCGGCACGCGGTGACGGACGGGGTGCTGCGGGTGCGGCGGGCGGCCCCGGGCGAGCGGCGCGACGGCTGA
- a CDS encoding GNAT family N-acetyltransferase, with protein sequence MLRSEVGCDDAGGAGPGSGIPRDAARTIGLVAHLDGEPAGWCAVDARPAFRRLAGNPVPWAGRTESKDDGTVWAIACLIVRSGFRDRGLTYPLVAAAVEHARAHGARAIEGYPMLTGGERVVWDELNVGPVGPSLAAGFTEVSRPTKRRVVMRLDLADE encoded by the coding sequence GTGCTGCGCAGCGAGGTGGGCTGCGACGACGCGGGCGGGGCCGGGCCCGGCAGCGGCATCCCGCGCGATGCGGCGCGCACGATCGGGCTGGTCGCCCACCTCGACGGCGAGCCCGCCGGGTGGTGCGCGGTGGATGCCCGCCCCGCCTTTCGCCGCCTGGCCGGCAACCCCGTGCCCTGGGCCGGCCGCACCGAGTCGAAGGACGACGGCACGGTCTGGGCCATCGCCTGCCTCATCGTCCGGAGCGGCTTCCGCGACCGCGGACTCACCTACCCGCTCGTGGCCGCCGCCGTCGAGCACGCCCGCGCCCACGGCGCCCGCGCGATCGAGGGCTACCCGATGCTCACCGGCGGCGAGCGCGTCGTCTGGGACGAGCTCAACGTCGGCCCCGTCGGGCCCTCCCTCGCCGCGGGGTTCACCGAGGTGAGCCGCCCGACGAAGCGCCGCGTCGTGATGCGGCTCGACCTCGCGGACGAGTAG
- a CDS encoding SPFH domain-containing protein yields the protein MSPSLVGEQLTTLVIVGIVVALVLVAVVVLLRGIKVAKPDEAIIVTSKQRATQERPQNNEFDNVGQKVVFGSRVFVKPVVEAYFKLSLRSRQLNVQATAQTKDAITIKVNAVAVVKVGGSETMVRAAAQRFLNQQDQIESSTEEVLSGSVRSIVGQLTVTEIITNRSALQEQVLEAVREALDIQGLQIDTLQIKEIDDDNNYIRDLGRAEAARVKQVAEVAEAIAQQASEEARINAAQAIAEQQRKLDLRNAEIQKETDKARAEASAAKPLADAIAQQEVVAQQEITAAKRVGLRKQELDAEVRAVADAQAYALEKQADGAAAAAVANAAADRDSRRAAAEAIESEGIAEKNRRIAAAQAIEAEGIAEKNRRIAASEALVAEGEAEASAIRSKGTAEADSTRAQAEALAERADALLKQRIIDQLPAIVRAASEPLSAISSMTVISSDGVGQIGDNVAGQLATSTKLIKDLVGIDISEIMTGRATGSAAGAAIGEALAGGTAPAAPAGTASPRKKSTPSEPSGS from the coding sequence ATGTCACCCTCCCTCGTCGGCGAACAGCTGACCACCCTCGTCATCGTCGGAATCGTCGTCGCGCTCGTCCTCGTCGCCGTGGTCGTGCTGCTGCGCGGCATCAAGGTGGCGAAGCCCGATGAGGCGATCATCGTCACCTCGAAGCAGCGCGCCACGCAGGAGCGCCCCCAGAACAACGAGTTCGACAACGTCGGCCAGAAGGTCGTCTTCGGCTCGCGCGTCTTCGTCAAGCCCGTCGTCGAGGCCTACTTCAAGCTCAGCCTGCGCAGCCGCCAGCTCAACGTGCAGGCGACCGCCCAGACGAAGGACGCCATCACGATCAAGGTGAACGCCGTCGCCGTGGTGAAGGTCGGCGGCTCGGAGACGATGGTGCGCGCCGCCGCCCAGCGGTTCCTCAATCAGCAGGACCAGATCGAGTCGTCGACCGAGGAGGTGCTGAGCGGTTCGGTGCGATCGATCGTCGGTCAGCTCACGGTGACCGAGATCATCACCAACCGCTCGGCGCTGCAGGAGCAGGTGCTCGAGGCGGTGCGCGAGGCGCTCGACATCCAGGGCCTGCAGATCGACACGCTGCAGATCAAGGAGATCGACGACGACAACAACTACATCCGCGACCTCGGTCGTGCCGAGGCCGCCCGGGTGAAGCAGGTCGCCGAGGTCGCCGAGGCCATCGCGCAGCAGGCCTCGGAGGAGGCGCGCATCAACGCCGCGCAGGCGATCGCCGAGCAGCAGCGCAAGCTCGACCTGCGCAACGCCGAGATTCAGAAGGAGACCGACAAGGCGCGCGCCGAGGCCTCCGCCGCGAAGCCGCTCGCCGATGCGATCGCCCAGCAGGAGGTCGTCGCCCAGCAGGAGATCACCGCGGCCAAGCGCGTGGGCCTGCGCAAGCAGGAGCTCGACGCCGAGGTGCGCGCCGTCGCCGACGCCCAGGCCTACGCCCTCGAGAAGCAGGCCGACGGCGCCGCCGCCGCGGCCGTCGCGAACGCCGCCGCCGACCGCGACTCGCGCCGCGCCGCCGCCGAGGCCATCGAGTCGGAGGGCATCGCGGAGAAGAACCGCCGCATCGCCGCCGCGCAGGCCATCGAGGCCGAGGGCATCGCCGAGAAGAACCGCCGCATCGCCGCCTCCGAGGCGCTCGTCGCCGAGGGCGAGGCCGAGGCCAGCGCCATCCGCTCGAAGGGTACGGCCGAGGCCGACTCGACCCGCGCGCAGGCCGAGGCCCTGGCCGAGCGGGCGGATGCCCTGCTCAAGCAGCGCATCATCGACCAGCTGCCCGCCATCGTGCGCGCAGCCTCCGAGCCGCTGTCGGCCATCTCGTCGATGACCGTGATCTCGAGCGACGGCGTCGGGCAGATCGGCGACAACGTCGCCGGGCAGCTCGCCACCTCGACGAAGCTCATCAAAGATCTCGTCGGCATCGACATCTCCGAGATCATGACCGGCCGGGCCACCGGCTCGGCCGCGGGCGCCGCCATCGGCGAGGCGCTCGCCGGCGGCACCGCACCGGCCGCCCCGGCGGGCACCGCCTCGCCGCGCAAGAAGTCGACGCCGAGCGAGCCCTCGGGCAGCTAG
- the argG gene encoding argininosuccinate synthase → MSKVLTSLPVGERVGIAFSGGLDTSVAVAWMRDKGAIPCTYTGDLGQPDEPDVAAVPERAKEYGAEISRLVDAKSALVEEGLVALACGAFHIRTGGKAYFNTTPLGRAVTGTLLVRAMLEDGVEIWGDGSTYKGNDIERFYRYGLLANPRLRIYKPWLDADFVTELGGRQEMSEWLVEHGFPYRDSAEKAYSTDANIWGATHEAKTLEHLNVSLETVEPIMGVRFWDESVEIAAEDVTVEFEEGRPVALNGVRFDDPVQLVLEANRIGGRHGLGMSDQIENRIIEAKSRGIYEAPGMALLHIAYERLLNGIHNEDTIANYHAEGRRLGRLMYEGRWLDPQSLMLRESIQKWVGSAVTGTVTLRLRRGDDYTILDTAGPTLSYAAEKLSMERVGDAAFGPTDRIGQLTMRNLDIADSRTRLEQYAAQGIIGGATAALVGRITAGLADDVTEPASPSKDAALAHAVDAANEASAFDSGTD, encoded by the coding sequence GTGTCCAAGGTCCTGACTTCCCTGCCCGTCGGCGAGCGCGTCGGCATCGCCTTCTCCGGAGGTCTCGACACCTCCGTCGCCGTCGCGTGGATGCGCGACAAGGGCGCGATCCCCTGCACGTACACGGGCGACCTCGGCCAGCCCGACGAGCCCGATGTCGCCGCGGTGCCCGAGCGGGCGAAGGAGTACGGCGCGGAGATCAGCCGCCTCGTCGACGCGAAGTCGGCGCTCGTCGAGGAGGGTCTCGTGGCCCTCGCCTGCGGCGCGTTCCACATCCGCACCGGCGGCAAGGCCTACTTCAACACCACGCCCCTCGGCCGCGCCGTGACCGGCACCCTGCTCGTGCGCGCCATGCTCGAGGACGGCGTGGAGATCTGGGGCGACGGCAGCACCTACAAGGGCAACGACATCGAGCGGTTCTACCGCTACGGCCTGCTCGCGAACCCGCGCCTGCGCATCTACAAGCCCTGGCTCGACGCGGACTTCGTCACGGAGCTCGGCGGCCGCCAGGAGATGAGCGAGTGGCTCGTCGAGCACGGGTTCCCGTACCGCGACTCGGCCGAGAAGGCCTACTCGACCGACGCCAACATCTGGGGCGCCACTCACGAGGCGAAGACGCTCGAGCACCTGAACGTCTCGCTCGAGACCGTCGAGCCGATCATGGGCGTGCGCTTCTGGGACGAGTCGGTCGAGATCGCCGCCGAGGACGTCACCGTGGAGTTCGAGGAGGGCCGCCCCGTCGCCCTCAACGGCGTGCGCTTCGACGACCCGGTGCAGCTGGTGCTCGAGGCGAACCGCATCGGCGGCCGTCACGGGCTCGGCATGAGCGACCAGATCGAGAACCGCATCATCGAGGCGAAGAGCCGCGGCATCTACGAGGCGCCGGGCATGGCGCTGCTGCACATCGCCTACGAGCGGCTGCTCAACGGCATCCACAACGAGGACACGATCGCGAACTACCACGCCGAGGGCCGCCGCCTCGGGCGCCTCATGTACGAGGGCCGGTGGCTCGACCCGCAGTCGCTCATGCTCCGCGAGAGCATCCAGAAGTGGGTCGGCAGCGCGGTCACCGGCACCGTGACCCTGCGTTTGCGTCGCGGCGACGATTACACGATCCTCGACACGGCCGGGCCGACCCTGTCGTACGCGGCTGAGAAGCTCTCGATGGAGCGCGTCGGCGACGCCGCCTTCGGCCCCACCGACCGCATCGGTCAGCTCACGATGCGCAACCTCGACATCGCCGACTCGCGCACCCGCCTCGAGCAGTACGCGGCGCAGGGCATCATCGGCGGGGCGACGGCGGCGCTCGTCGGCCGCATCACGGCCGGGCTCGCCGACGACGTCACCGAGCCGGCGTCCCCCTCGAAGGATGCTGCGCTCGCGCACGCCGTCGACGCGGCCAACGAGGCCAGCGCCTTCGACTCGGGCACCGACTAG
- a CDS encoding CNNM domain-containing protein: protein MSDGIIVTLATIGLIALSAFFVIIEFALLGARRHRLEETAATDPSARAALRGVNELTLMLAGAQLGITACTFALGAITKPALDYWMGPIFEGWGLPEWGAGALAFGLSLLIVTFLHLVVGEMAPKSWAIAHPETAAKVIGIPSRIYIWPFRPLLGWVNSIANRLVRASGVEPVESAAVGGQNADTIRHLVELSARSGALEPEFRDSLEGVIDLETLRLDELVDMSATPTAVPVGATVADVQAAAASSGHMRILFGDPAAEVPRVVHVRDTLLDEPEAQAAPFARDALVLAADTPVYETLARMRALSQQLAIVIDDGRFVGVVTLSDVLRKVLPQPEEQIAVI from the coding sequence ATGAGCGACGGCATCATCGTCACGCTGGCCACCATCGGCCTCATCGCGCTCAGCGCGTTCTTCGTCATCATCGAGTTCGCCCTGCTCGGCGCCCGCCGGCACCGCCTCGAGGAGACGGCCGCGACCGACCCCTCGGCGCGCGCCGCCCTCCGCGGCGTCAACGAGCTGACGCTCATGCTCGCCGGCGCGCAGCTCGGCATCACCGCGTGCACCTTCGCCCTCGGCGCCATCACGAAGCCCGCGCTCGACTACTGGATGGGCCCGATCTTCGAGGGCTGGGGACTGCCCGAGTGGGGCGCCGGCGCGCTCGCCTTCGGCCTGTCGCTGCTCATCGTCACCTTCCTGCACCTCGTCGTCGGGGAGATGGCCCCCAAGTCGTGGGCGATCGCGCATCCCGAGACGGCGGCCAAGGTCATCGGCATCCCGTCGCGCATCTACATCTGGCCGTTCCGTCCGCTGCTCGGCTGGGTCAACAGCATCGCCAACCGCCTCGTGCGGGCCTCCGGCGTCGAGCCCGTCGAGAGCGCCGCGGTGGGCGGGCAGAACGCCGACACCATCCGCCACCTCGTCGAGCTCTCCGCCCGCAGCGGCGCGCTCGAGCCCGAGTTCCGCGACTCGCTCGAGGGCGTCATCGACCTCGAGACGCTGCGGCTCGACGAGCTCGTCGACATGAGCGCCACGCCGACCGCCGTGCCCGTCGGGGCGACCGTCGCCGACGTGCAGGCGGCCGCCGCCTCCTCGGGGCACATGCGCATCCTCTTCGGCGACCCGGCGGCCGAGGTGCCGCGCGTCGTGCACGTGCGCGACACGCTGCTCGACGAGCCCGAGGCGCAGGCCGCGCCCTTCGCCCGCGACGCCCTCGTGCTCGCCGCCGACACCCCCGTGTACGAGACGCTCGCCCGCATGCGCGCGCTGAGCCAACAGCTCGCCATCGTCATCGACGACGGCCGCTTCGTCGGCGTCGTCACGCTGTCGGACGTGCTGCGCAAGGTGCTGCCGCAGCCGGAGGAGCAGATCGCGGTGATCTAG